A portion of the Tamandua tetradactyla isolate mTamTet1 chromosome 16, mTamTet1.pri, whole genome shotgun sequence genome contains these proteins:
- the LOC143660152 gene encoding vomeronasal type-1 receptor 1-like: MTFGNLILRLLFLVQTAIGILGNTFLLFTNASPLNTGHALRPMHLILANLAVANFSVLFFKGIPQMIFIWGVTHILDNTGCKLVYYIHRMARGLSLCTTCLLSSFQAITINPRAGGWMKFKDRAWKNISSSCLLCWVSNLLLNIFVPMQLEAPNHFHNFTKIRNYGLCSSKNPDTSSSIKYTILMILPDVVFMGLMLGASVHMVLLLHRHHQRMKYVHTLSISHRFSPEAQATQTILLLASTFILFYFINSILTMYDTVFSKSRPWLQHTTTFLVACYPTLSPMILLLRDPRAPSFCS, from the coding sequence ATGACTTTTGGAAACTTGATCCTGAGACTACTTTTCCTGGTCCAGACTGCGATTGGCATCCTGGGAAATACCTTTCTTCTCTTCACTAATGCCTCCCCTTTAAACACTGGACATGCACTGAGGCCCATGCACCTGATTCTTGCCAACCTGGCTGTGGCCAACTTCTCGGTTCTTTTCTTCAAGGGGATCCCCCAGATGATATTTATCTGGGGAGTGACACACATCCTTGACAACACCGGGTGTAAACTTGTCTATTACATCCACAGAATGGCCCGGGGCCTTTCTCTCTGCACAACTTGTCTCTTGAGCAGTTTTCAGGCTATTACCATCAACCCCAGAGCTGGTGGGTGGATGAAGTTCAAAGACAGAGCTTGGAAGAACATCAGTTCCTCCTGCCTTCTGTGCTGGGTCTCCAACCTGCTGCTAAACATCTTTGTTCCTATGCAGTTAGAGGCCCCTAATCACTTCCACAATTTCACAAAGATTAGGAATTATGGTCTGTGCTCTTCCAAAAATCCTGACACATCTTCCTCTATAAAATACACCATTTTAATGATTCTCCCTGATGTTGTGTTCATGGGCCTCATGCTTGGTGCCAGTGTTCACATGGTACTTCTCCTACACAGACACCACCAGAGAATGAAGTATGTTCACACCCTAAGCATCTCCCACAGATTCTCCCCTGAGGCCCAAGCCACTCAAACCATCTTGCTCCTGGCAAGCACCTTCATTCTGTTTTACTTCATCAATTCTATTCTTACAATGTACGATACTGTTTTTTCCAAATCTCGTCCTTGGCTGCAGCACACTACCACCTTTTTGGTAGCATGCTATCCCACACTCAGCCCCATGATATTGCTGCTTCGAGATCCCAGAGCACCAAGTTTCTGCTCttaa